From the Daphnia magna isolate NIES linkage group LG3, ASM2063170v1.1, whole genome shotgun sequence genome, one window contains:
- the LOC116919789 gene encoding uncharacterized protein LOC116919789 — protein sequence MSASPPPPLHVWNCDVEKLKDSMMQNFLVTSSCDKRWTETAETVGSCSLENNQNNRLLELNCIKCDRNRLGSSETRKQHEELRSIPNVVRVIRSPGGHVLALYRQSEAQKQLYKRHSNVLLIHLLHSANATKTLLAISIVDSDSGVDYTVCLVTLPVRFLSEIVTRCLRMFISHNDPSAVKAVVVNREELLPNVRKAFPMADHLISESRMLEQVSDELSKYALEPDIHNQYCSAFAVCCSTSCEKEFGYAEASLISAPGGIGVYFETTWFEHTDIWRAIENLRRIKKGLNYGEVSKHLYRKLAQTMFF from the exons ATGTCTGCTAGCCCTCCCCCCCCGCTCCACGTGTGGAACTGTGAC GTCGAAAAATTAAAGGATTCTATGATGCAAAATTTTCTCGTTACATCTTCGTGTGACAAACGTTGGACAGAGACTGCTGAAACAGTGGGAAGTTGTTCTTTGGAAAACAACCAAAATAACCGCCTGCTTGAGCTAAATTGCATAAAATGTGACCGTAACCGGTTAGGATCCTCAGAAACGCGAAAACAAC ATGAAGAGTTGAGGTCGATTCCAAATGTTGTTCGAGTTATTCGCTCACCAGGAGGCCATGTCTTA GCTTTGTACCGTCAATCAGAGGCACAGAAGCAATTATACAAGCGACACAGTAATGTTCTCCTCATCCATTTGCTTCATTCCGCCAATGCTACCAAGACGTTATTGGCTATTTCCATCGTCGATAGTGATAGCGGTGTAGATTACACAGTTTGCCTCGTCACGTTACCGGTTCGTTTCCTTTCGGAAATCGTCACACGCTGCTTGAGGATGTTCATATCA CATAATGATCCTTCTGCCGTAAAAGCCGTTGTTGTGAATCGAGAAGAGCTGTTACCCAATGTAAGGAAAGCCTTCCCTATGGCAGATCATTTAATTTCAGAGAGTCGAATGCTAGAACAG GTGTCAGATGAATTGTCGAAGTACGCATTGGAACCAGACATCCACAACCAGTACTGTAGTGCTTTCGCAGTTTGTTGTTCTACGTCCTGTGAAAAAGAATTCGGCTATGCAGAGGCATCTCTGATTTCAGCGCCAGGTGGAATTGGCGTCTACTTTGAAACTACATGGTTCGAGCATACGGACATTTGGAGAGCTATCGAAAATCTGCGTCGCATAAAAAAAGGATTAAATTACGGAGAAGTAAGCAAACACCTTTACCGAAAGTTGGCtcaaacaatgtttttttaa
- the LOC116919799 gene encoding endoplasmin isoform X2 has protein sequence MVSTKIAFSLLGLLLLSASCYAQDDEVVADNIEIDLGASREGSRTDAEVVKREEEAIKLDGLNVAQVKELREKSEKFAFQAEVNRMMKLIINSLYRNKEIFLRELISNASDAIDKIRLMALTDKDALAATSEQTIRIKADKENNVLHITDTGIGMTKNDLVTNLGTIAKSGTADFLSKMQNPESTGQDAGDLIGQFGVGFYSAFLVADRVVVTSKNNDDKQYIWESDANSFSIAEDPRGDTLKRGTQISLYLKEEARDFLEVDTIRNLVHKYSQFINFNIYLWTSKTEEVEEPIDDETEPVTEKKTEEEEDAKVEEETEEKKPKTRKVEKTTWDWELLNNAKPIWTRKPSEVEENEYEEFYKAITKDTQGPLGHIHFVAEGEVTFKSLLYIPKTQPTESFNKYGTRTDNIKLYVRRVFITDDFQDIMPNYLNFIRGVVDSDDLPLNVSRETLQQHKLIKVIRKKLIRKTLDMIKKLDKAEQEKFWGEYSTNIKLGVIDDSANRSRLAKLLQFRSSANKGFITFSDYVERMKEKQESIYFIAGSSLDEVEKSPFVERLVKKGYEVLYLTEAVDEYCISALPEFEGKKFQNVAKEGVELDEGEGAKAKLEALKTQFEPLTKWLTETALKEHITTARVSNRLYKSPTALVASRWGITGNMERLMLANSHQKSQDIQRDYYLTQKKTLEINPRHPLIKELLRRVEADPEDRVSKGMAMMMFQTATLRSGYMLQDPSQFAEHIDAMLKQSLGVGDAEIEEEEEIENVPEGENAEEEADQDNDEDEDKSSKDEL, from the exons ATGGTTTCCACAAAAATTGCTTTTAGCCTATTAGGGCTTCTTTTACTTTCTG CATCCTGTTATGCCCAAGATGACGAAGTTGTTGCAGATAACATTGAGATTGACTTGGGTGCAAGCAGAGAAGGTTCCAGAACAG atGCTGAGGTTGtaaaaagggaagaagaagcaaTTAAACTTGATGGCTTGAATGTAGCTCAAGTAAAGGAACTCAGGGAAAAGTCTGAAAAGTTTGCTTTTCAGGCTGAAGTCAATCGAATGATGAAACTCATCATCAACTCTCTATACCGCAACAAAGAG ATCTTCTTGAGAGAGTTGATTTCAAATGCATCTGATGCTATTGACAAAATTCGTCTAATGGCTCTTACAGATAAGGATGCTTTGGCTGCCACAAGTGAACAAACAATACGAATCAAG gctgacaaagaaaacaatgtaCTTCATATCACGGATACTGGTATTGGTATGACCAAAAACGATTTGGTTACGAACCTTGGTACAATCGCCAAATCAGGAACGGCGGATTTCTTGAGCAAAATGCAGAATCCAGAATCAACTGGACAAGATGCAGGCGACCTAATCGGACAATTCGGTGTCGGCTTCTACTCAGCGTTCTTGG TCGCTGATCGAGTTGTTGTAACGTCAAAGAACAATGACGACAAACAGTACATCTGGGAATCGGATGCCAACTCTTTCAGCATTGCCGAAGATCCTCGAGGAGATACACTGAAGCGTGGTACACAGATTAGCCTTTACCTGAAAGAGGAAGCCCGCGATTTCCTTGAAGTTGACACCATTCGTAACCTAGTGCACAAGTACTCCCAGTTCATCAATTTCAATATATACCTATGGACTAGCAAG ActgaagaagtagaagaaccTATTGATGATGAAACAGAACCAGTTACAGAGAAAAAAACTGAGGAAGAGGAAGATGCTAAAGTGGAGGAAGAAACGGAAGAGAAGAAACCAAAGACTCGCAAAGTTGAAAAGACCACATGGGACTGGGAGTTGCTGAACAATGCCAAACCGATTTGGACTAGaaa ACCGTCTGAggttgaagaaaatgaatacGAGGAATTTTACAAGGCGATTACCAAGGATACACAAGGGCCATTAGGTCACATTCATTTCGTCGCGGAGGGTGAAGTTACGTTCAAATCACTCCTATACATCCCCAAAACTCAGCCGACTGAAAGTTTCAACAAATATGGTACCCGAACAGATAACATCAAG CTTTATGTTCGCCGCGTTTTCATTACCGACGACTTCCAAGACATCATGCCCAACTATTTGAACTTTATCCGAGGTGTTGTTGATTCCGACGACTTACCATTAAACGTATCTCGGGAAACTCTGCAGCAGCACAAACTCATCAAAGTTATCCGCAAAAAACTGATTCGTAAAACTTTGGACATGATCAAGAAATTGGACAAAGCTGAACAAGAAAAGTTCTGGGGCGAATATTCTACCAA CATTAAATTGGGTGTTATCGATGATTCAGCTAACCGTTCCAGACTGGCTAAGCTTCTGCAGTTCCGTTCTTCAGCTAACAAGGGCTTCATCACGTTCTCGGATTACGTTGAACGCATGAAGGAGAAGCAAGAGTCTATTTACTTTATTGCTGGTTCATCTTTGGATGAAGTTGAAAAATCCCCCTTCGTCGAGCGACTCGTTAAAAAAGGCTACGAGGTCCTCTACCTCACCGAAGCTGTTGATGAATATTGCATCTCTGCCCTTCCTGAGTTTGAAGGAAAGAAATTCCAGAACGTAGCCAAGGAGGGAGTTGAATTAGATGAGGGAGAAGGTGCCAAAGCCAAATTGGAGGCCCTTAAAACCCAGTTTGAGCCATTGACGAAATGGTTAACTGAAACGGCCCTTAAAGAACAC ATTACGACGGCTAGGGTATCGAACCGTTTGTATAAATCGCCTACTGCATTAGTAGCATCGCGTTGGGGTATTACTGGTAATATGGAACGGTTGATGTTAGCTAATTCTCATCAGAAATCGCAAGACATTCAAAGAGA ttattacTTAACACAGAAGAAAACTTTGGAAATCAACCCCCGTCATCCTTTGATTAAAGAACTGCTTCGGCGAGTTGAAGCTGACCCTGAGGATCGTGTGTCGAAGGGCATGGCAATGATGATGTTCCAAACAG CTACTCTTCGTTCTGGCTACATGCTACAGGATCCAAGCCAGTTTGCCGAGCACATAGATGCAATGTTGAAGCAGTCATTAGGAGTGGGTGACGCGGAAAtcgaagaagaggaggaaattgaaaatgtgCCGGAAGGAGAAAATGCCGAAGAGGAAGCAGATCAGGATaatgatgaagatgaagataAATCGTCGAAAGACGAACTTTGA
- the LOC116919799 gene encoding endoplasmin homolog isoform X1, giving the protein MVSTKIAFSLLGLLLLSASCYAQDDEVVADNIEIDLGASREGSRTDAEVVKREEEAIKLDGLNVAQVKELREKSEKFAFQAEVNRMMKLIINSLYRNKEIFLRELISNASDAIDKIRLMALTDKDALAATSEQTIRIKADKENNVLHITDTGIGMTKNDLVTNLGTIAKSGTADFLSKMQNPESTGQDAGDLIGQFGVGFYSAFLVADRVVVTSKNNDDKQYIWESDANSFSIAEDPRGDTLKRGTQISLYLKEEARDFLEVDTIRNLVHKYSQFINFNIYLWTSKTEEVEEPIDDETEPVTEKKTEEEEDAKVEEETEEKKPKTRKVEKTTWDWELLNNAKPIWTRKPSEVEENEYEEFYKAITKDTQGPLGHIHFVAEGEVTFKSLLYIPKTQPTESFNKYGTRTDNIKLYVRRVFITDDFQDIMPNYLNFIRGVVDSDDLPLNVSRETLQQHKLIKVIRKKLIRKTLDMIKKLDKAEQEKFWGEYSTNIKLGVIDDSANRSRLAKLLQFRSSANKGFITFSDYVERMKEKQESIYFIAGSSLDEVEKSPFVERLVKKGYEVLYLTEAVDEYCISALPEFEGKKFQNVAKEGVELDEGEGAKAKLEALKTQFEPLTKWLTETALKEHILRAEVGQRLLKTPCALITSKFGWTGNMQRIIASQTHSKTQDVQRDYYLTQKKTLEINPRHPLIKELLRRVEADPEDRVSKGMAMMMFQTATLRSGYMLQDPSQFAEHIDAMLKQSLGVGDAEIEEEEEIENVPEGENAEEEADQDNDEDEDKSSKDEL; this is encoded by the exons ATGGTTTCCACAAAAATTGCTTTTAGCCTATTAGGGCTTCTTTTACTTTCTG CATCCTGTTATGCCCAAGATGACGAAGTTGTTGCAGATAACATTGAGATTGACTTGGGTGCAAGCAGAGAAGGTTCCAGAACAG atGCTGAGGTTGtaaaaagggaagaagaagcaaTTAAACTTGATGGCTTGAATGTAGCTCAAGTAAAGGAACTCAGGGAAAAGTCTGAAAAGTTTGCTTTTCAGGCTGAAGTCAATCGAATGATGAAACTCATCATCAACTCTCTATACCGCAACAAAGAG ATCTTCTTGAGAGAGTTGATTTCAAATGCATCTGATGCTATTGACAAAATTCGTCTAATGGCTCTTACAGATAAGGATGCTTTGGCTGCCACAAGTGAACAAACAATACGAATCAAG gctgacaaagaaaacaatgtaCTTCATATCACGGATACTGGTATTGGTATGACCAAAAACGATTTGGTTACGAACCTTGGTACAATCGCCAAATCAGGAACGGCGGATTTCTTGAGCAAAATGCAGAATCCAGAATCAACTGGACAAGATGCAGGCGACCTAATCGGACAATTCGGTGTCGGCTTCTACTCAGCGTTCTTGG TCGCTGATCGAGTTGTTGTAACGTCAAAGAACAATGACGACAAACAGTACATCTGGGAATCGGATGCCAACTCTTTCAGCATTGCCGAAGATCCTCGAGGAGATACACTGAAGCGTGGTACACAGATTAGCCTTTACCTGAAAGAGGAAGCCCGCGATTTCCTTGAAGTTGACACCATTCGTAACCTAGTGCACAAGTACTCCCAGTTCATCAATTTCAATATATACCTATGGACTAGCAAG ActgaagaagtagaagaaccTATTGATGATGAAACAGAACCAGTTACAGAGAAAAAAACTGAGGAAGAGGAAGATGCTAAAGTGGAGGAAGAAACGGAAGAGAAGAAACCAAAGACTCGCAAAGTTGAAAAGACCACATGGGACTGGGAGTTGCTGAACAATGCCAAACCGATTTGGACTAGaaa ACCGTCTGAggttgaagaaaatgaatacGAGGAATTTTACAAGGCGATTACCAAGGATACACAAGGGCCATTAGGTCACATTCATTTCGTCGCGGAGGGTGAAGTTACGTTCAAATCACTCCTATACATCCCCAAAACTCAGCCGACTGAAAGTTTCAACAAATATGGTACCCGAACAGATAACATCAAG CTTTATGTTCGCCGCGTTTTCATTACCGACGACTTCCAAGACATCATGCCCAACTATTTGAACTTTATCCGAGGTGTTGTTGATTCCGACGACTTACCATTAAACGTATCTCGGGAAACTCTGCAGCAGCACAAACTCATCAAAGTTATCCGCAAAAAACTGATTCGTAAAACTTTGGACATGATCAAGAAATTGGACAAAGCTGAACAAGAAAAGTTCTGGGGCGAATATTCTACCAA CATTAAATTGGGTGTTATCGATGATTCAGCTAACCGTTCCAGACTGGCTAAGCTTCTGCAGTTCCGTTCTTCAGCTAACAAGGGCTTCATCACGTTCTCGGATTACGTTGAACGCATGAAGGAGAAGCAAGAGTCTATTTACTTTATTGCTGGTTCATCTTTGGATGAAGTTGAAAAATCCCCCTTCGTCGAGCGACTCGTTAAAAAAGGCTACGAGGTCCTCTACCTCACCGAAGCTGTTGATGAATATTGCATCTCTGCCCTTCCTGAGTTTGAAGGAAAGAAATTCCAGAACGTAGCCAAGGAGGGAGTTGAATTAGATGAGGGAGAAGGTGCCAAAGCCAAATTGGAGGCCCTTAAAACCCAGTTTGAGCCATTGACGAAATGGTTAACTGAAACGGCCCTTAAAGAACAC ATTTTGCGTGCCGAAGTTGGTCAACGTTTACTCAAGACACCATGCGCTTTAATTACCTCAAAATTTGGTTGGACTGGTAACATGCAGCGAATCATTGCTTCTCAGACCCATTCCAAAACACAAGACGTCCAGAGAGA ttattacTTAACACAGAAGAAAACTTTGGAAATCAACCCCCGTCATCCTTTGATTAAAGAACTGCTTCGGCGAGTTGAAGCTGACCCTGAGGATCGTGTGTCGAAGGGCATGGCAATGATGATGTTCCAAACAG CTACTCTTCGTTCTGGCTACATGCTACAGGATCCAAGCCAGTTTGCCGAGCACATAGATGCAATGTTGAAGCAGTCATTAGGAGTGGGTGACGCGGAAAtcgaagaagaggaggaaattgaaaatgtgCCGGAAGGAGAAAATGCCGAAGAGGAAGCAGATCAGGATaatgatgaagatgaagataAATCGTCGAAAGACGAACTTTGA